Proteins from one Impatiens glandulifera chromosome 2, dImpGla2.1, whole genome shotgun sequence genomic window:
- the LOC124925767 gene encoding chloroplastic group IIB intron splicing facilitator CRS2-B, chloroplastic-like produces the protein MLFALSPLKSCTPSYPLNNHYYPSRKRSTPTSLHVSASLVEPNGIKVEYTPWLIVGLGNPGSKYHGTRHNVGFEMIDHISKTAGVVMNTIQSKALIGIGSFGEVPVLLVKPQTYMNFSGESVGPLATYYQVPLRHILLVYDEMSLPNGVLRLQQKGGHGHHNGVKSVIDHLDGCRIFPRLCIGIGNPPGTMDMKAFLLQKFSISERKQVDESLLQGGEAVRNLVINGFNGNINRFNLQQKYKFHKV, from the exons ATGTTGTTTGCTTTATCTCCCCTCAAGTCCTGCACACCTTCTTACCCACTTAATAATCACTATTACCCTTCTCGAAAACGTTCAACTCCAACCAGTCTTCACGTCTCCGCTTCGTTGGTAGAGCCGAATGGAATCAAGGTGGAATATACCCCATGGCTGATTGTTGGTCTGGGGAACCCTGGAAGCAAATATCACGGCACTCGCCACAAT GTGGGATTTGAGATGATTGATCACATTTCTAAAACAGCTGGCGTTGTGATGAACACCATACAGTCAAAGGCATTGATTGGAATAG GTTCTTTTGGGGAAGTGCCAGTTTTGTTAGTGAAGCCTCAAACATATATGAACTTTAGTGGAGAATCT GTTGGACCATTAGCTACATACTATCAAGTACCCTTGCGGCACATCTTACTA GTTTATGATGAGATGAGCCTTCCAAATGGCGTCTTGAGACTTCAACAGAAAGGAGGACATGGTCATCACAATGG AGTAAAAAGCGTGATAGATCACTTGGATGGTTGTCGTATTTTTCCACGGCTATGCATAG GCATTGGAAATCCTCCTGGTACAATGGACATGAAAGCTTTTCTATTGCAGAAGTTCAGCATATCTGAGCGGAAGCAG GTTGATGAATCATTGCTGCAAGGTGGAGAGGCTGTGAGGAATCTAGTGATTAATGGATTCAATGGAAATATCAATAGATTTAATCTGCAGCAGAAGTATAAATTCCATAAAGTTTAA
- the LOC124926476 gene encoding alpha/beta hydrolase domain-containing protein 17B-like, which translates to MGGVTSSIASKFAFFPPTPPSYTIIPDDSNSGRFYIPEVPHRDDVDVLKLRNRRGNEIIAVHIKQPKASATVLYSHGNAADLGQMFELLVELSLRLRLNLIGYDYSGYGQSTGKPTECSTYADIEAVYQCLKEKYGVKDGQLILYGQSVGSGPTIDLASRTPNLRGVVLHSPILSGLRVLYPVKKTYWFDIYKNIDKIVMISCPVLIIHGTSDEVVDCSHGKELFELCKNKYEPLWVKGGGHCNLELYGDYIKHLNKFVHSLNEPKTNANGSKKNYKSFKSGHSSKAAYEPLPEVSRNSLDSRLKKAKETNVPEKSRMSTDRAEMFRRRKGRLHW; encoded by the exons ATGGGCGGAGTCACTTCCTCTATTGCTTCTAAGTTTGCCTTCTTTCCGCCCACACCCCCATCTTACACAATCATCCCCGACGACTCCAACTCGGGTCGATTCTACATACCCGAGGTTCCTCATAGAGACGATGTAGATGTGTTGAAGCTTCGTAATCGACGAGGTAATGAAATCATCGCGGTTCATATCAAACAACCAAAAGCATCCGCCACTGTCCTTTACTCCCATGGTAACGCAGCTGATTTGGGACAGATGTTTGAACTCTTGGTAGAATTGAGCCTCAGACTGCGTTTAAATCTTATTGG TTATGATTACTCTGGCTATGGACAATCAACTGGAAAG CCCACGGAGTGCAGCACATATGCAGATATTGAAGCGGTTTATCAATGTTTAAAGGAGAAATATGGAGTTAAAGATGGTCAATTGATATTATACGGTCAGTCTGTGGGTAGTGGTCCTACGATAGATTTAGCTTCTCGGACCCCAAACTTGAGAGGAGTCGTGCTACACAGTCCGATTCTGTCCGGCCTAAGGGTTTTATATCCTGTGAAGAAGACATATTGGTTTGACATCTACAAG aATATAGACAAGATTGTCATGATTAGTTGTCCGGTTCTTATAATTCAT GGCACGTCGGATGAAGTTGTGGACTGTTCTCATGGAAAAGAGCTATTTGAGCTTTGCAAGAACAAGTATGAACCCTTGTGGGTAAAGGGGGGTGGGCATTGTAATCTCGAGCTTTATGGAGACTATATTAAACACCTAAACAAGTTTGTTCATTCGCTCAATGAACCAAAAACAAATGCAAATGGTTCAAAGAAGAATTACAAATCATTTAAAAGTGGACATTCTTCAAAAGCAGCTTATGAGCCACTTCCCGAAGTTTCTAGGAACAGTTTGGACAGTCGATTAAAGAAGGCCAAGGAGACGAATGTGCCCGAGAAGTCTCGGATGAGTACTGATCGTGCCGAAATGTTTAGGCGAAGAAAGGGCCGCCTACATTGGTGA